In the Arachis ipaensis cultivar K30076 chromosome B10, Araip1.1, whole genome shotgun sequence genome, one interval contains:
- the LOC107622725 gene encoding 30S ribosomal protein S10, chloroplastic — translation MAMVSSLSAALLPPLSLSTSSSSLSSNLKFSALCFQSGNTFKLRTPKLLHSSTRVYAAPEVLDSEEPLDVPPETLGDESEATTFQVGDSDTRTTSSISIGGDPDTMAPKQKIRIKLRSYWVPLIEDSCKQILDAARNTNAKTMGPVPLPTKKRIYCVLKSPHVHKDARFHFEIRTHQRLIDILYPTAQTIDSLMQLDLPAGVDVEVKL, via the exons ttctctctctacctcTTCCTCCTCGCTCTCTTCCAACCTAAAGTTTTCGGCTTTGTGCTTTCAATCTGGTAACACCTTCAAGCTCAGAACCCCTAAGCTGCTTCACTCATCAACTAGGGTTTATGCCGCGCCTGAAGTTTTGGATTCGGAGGAACCGCTAGACGTACCTCCAGAAACCCTTGGTGATGAATCTGAGGCCACCACCTTTCAG GTTGGAGATTCAGACACTCGTACCACTTCCTCAATTAGCATTGGTGGTGATCCGGATACA ATGGCGCCTAAGCAGAAGATTAGAATCAAACTTAGGTCTTACTGGGTGCCCTTGATAGAGGATTCTTGCAAGCAGATACTAGATGCAGCAAGGAATACCAATGCAAAAACCATGGGTCCTGTACCATTGCCAACTAAGAAGAGAATTTATTGTGTTCTTAAATCGCCACATGTACATAAGGATGCTCGATTCCATTTTGAGATCAGAACACATCAGCGTCTCATTGATATTTTGTATCCTACAGCACAAACAATAGATTCTCTGATGCAGCTTGATCTTCCTGCTGGTGTGGATGTAGAGGTCAAGCTCTGA